The following are from one region of the Carcharodon carcharias isolate sCarCar2 chromosome 27, sCarCar2.pri, whole genome shotgun sequence genome:
- the LOC121270439 gene encoding zinc finger protein 239-like → MMEKPWKCEDCGKGFNSSSRLEIHRCIHTGEKPFSCSVCGKGFSRSSSLWSHQRVHTEKKLFSCTTCGEKFKSSSILTEHQRIHTGGRPFTCFVCGKGFTQVFALQSHHRMHTKENPFSCISCGKSFRQSIDLNEHQSTHTGEKPFSCSMCGKGFRWSSQLLTHQRVHNGDRPFTCSLCGTGFTQSQHLLRHERVHK, encoded by the coding sequence AtgatggagaaaccatggaaatgcgAGGACTGTGGTAAAGGATTCAATTCTTCATCTCGGCTGGAAATCCATCgatgcattcacactggggagaagccgttcagctgttctgtgtgtgggaagggattcagtcggtCATCCAGCCTTTggtcacaccagcgagttcacactgagaaGAAGCTATTCAGCTGCACAACCTGTGGAGAGAAGTTCAAGTCTTCATCCATCCTCACtgaacaccagcgaattcacacggGTGGGAGACCATTCACTTGCttcgtgtgtgggaagggattcactcaggtaTTCGCCCTCCAGTCACACCACCGAATGCACACGAAGGAGAATCCATTCAGCTGTATTTCCTGTGGAAAGAGCTTCCGGCAGTCAATCGACCTCAATGAACACCAaagcactcacactggggagaagccgttcagttgttccatgtgtgggaagggattccgtTGGTCATCCCAACTGCtgacacatcagcgagttcacaacGGCGacagaccattcacctgctcattGTGTGGGacgggattcactcagtcacaaCACCTGCTGAGACACGAGCGGGTTCACAAGTGA
- the LOC121270400 gene encoding zinc finger protein 229-like, which yields MEGKSTIHSGGKPYTCSVCGRGFNRSSDLSKHKCHHNGMKPWKCGDCGKGFKSPSDLESHWRTHTGEKPFTCSECGKGFTRSSYLLIHQRVHSGERPFTCSKCGKGFIQSSNLRTHQRVHTEERPFKCPDCGKCYKGSMELRRHRRVHTDERPFRCSHCGTGFRWLSQLTAHKHSHTGERPFTCFVCGKGFTQSSNLLRHQHGHSDERPFTCSMCGKGFTQQSHLLTHQRVHTDERPFKCPDCGKCFKSSQDLISHQRAHTDEKPFRCSHCRTGFRQSSQLIVHQRVHTGEWLFTSPECGKGLTPLSILLTHHRVQTGGRPFICLECGKGFTHPSNLLRHERVHTGERPFTCSECGKGFKQSSNLLTHQRVHTGERPFTCSECGKGFAYLSTLLRHQQVHK from the coding sequence atggaaggaaaaagcaccattcacagtggagggaaaccgtacacgtgttctgtgtgtggacgaggcttcaaccGATCATCTGACCTGTCAAAACATAAATGCCATCACAACGGGatgaaaccgtggaaatgtggggattgtgggaagggattcaaatcCCCGTCTGACCTGGAAAGTCATtggcgcactcacactggggagaaaccgttcacctgctccgagtgtgggaagggattcactcgttcATCCTATctgctgatacaccagcgagttcactctggggaaaggccattcacctgctctaagtgtgggaagggattcattcagtcatccaacctgcggacacaccagcgagttcacactgaggagaggccttTTAAATGTCCGGACTGCGGGAAGTGCTATAAAGGTTCCATGGAACTGAGGCGCCATcgacgtgttcacactgacgagagaccattcaggtgctctcactgtgggactgggttcaggtgGTTGTCTCAACTCACTGCACACAAgcacagtcacactggggagaggccattcacctgctttgtttgtgggaagggattcactcagtcatccaaccttCTGAGACACCAGCATGGTCACAGTgatgagaggccattcacctgctccatgtgtgggaagggattcactcagcaatcccatctgctgacacaccagcgagttcacactgacgagagaccttttaaatgcccagactgtgggaagtgtTTTAAAAGCTCCCAGGACCTGATATCCCATCAACGTGCTCACACTGATGAGAaaccattcaggtgctctcactgcagGACTGGGTTCAGGCAATCATCTCAACTCATTGTACATCAGCGAGTTCATACTGGGGAATGGCTGTTCACCTcccctgagtgtgggaagggattaacTCCGTTATCTATCCTGTTAACACACCACCGGGTTCAGACTGGGGGGCGACCATTCATCTGccttgagtgtgggaagggattcactcacccATCCAACCTTCTGAGACACGAGCGAGTTcatactggggagagaccgttcacttgttctgaatgtgggaagggatttaagcaatcatccaacctgctgacacaccagcgagttcacactggggagagaccatttacatgctctgaatgtgggaaggggtTTGCTTATTTATCTacactgctgagacaccagcaagttcacaagtaA